A window of Natrinema versiforme contains these coding sequences:
- the glmM gene encoding phosphoglucosamine mutase yields the protein MQVFGSSGTRGVANEELTPAFVLRVAKAAGTIWRDGRGGGRVAIARDTRHTGRMLADAAASGLASTGTDVDRLGIVPTPGAQAYAEREGVPVIVITASHNPPPYNGVKLIGSDGVELSIAALETIEETLLAESFAVAPWDETGRVREIDGVRREYVDELLAAADRETIADANLTVALDPGHGAGSLTSPEFFRELGCRVVTVNGQPDGHFPGRDPEPVPDNLTDLGRLVRATDADVGIAHDGDADRAIFFDETGEYVEGDATFAALAAAELEAGDTTVSAVNVSQRLVDVVDEVGAELELTPIGSTNIITRIEELEADGQRVPIAGEGNGGIFFPDYRLSRDGAFTAARFLELVAQRPVSEIVAPYDGYVNVRRNVEYESTAERDAMLDAAANQAHAADAELNTRDGYRLDHGDAWVLARPSGTEPLVRIYAEARDGDRAAELAGDMYDALAAAKADV from the coding sequence ATGCAAGTCTTCGGATCGAGCGGGACGCGGGGCGTCGCCAACGAGGAGTTGACGCCCGCGTTCGTCCTGCGCGTCGCGAAAGCGGCGGGGACGATCTGGCGCGACGGCCGCGGTGGGGGCCGAGTCGCGATCGCTCGCGACACGCGCCACACGGGACGGATGCTGGCCGATGCGGCCGCCAGCGGACTGGCGAGTACCGGCACCGACGTCGACCGTCTCGGGATCGTCCCCACGCCGGGGGCACAGGCCTACGCCGAACGGGAAGGGGTCCCAGTGATCGTCATCACGGCCTCGCACAACCCGCCACCGTACAACGGCGTCAAACTAATCGGCAGCGACGGCGTCGAGCTCTCGATCGCCGCCCTCGAGACGATCGAAGAGACGCTGCTCGCGGAGTCCTTCGCCGTCGCCCCGTGGGACGAGACGGGGCGCGTCCGCGAGATCGACGGCGTTCGACGGGAGTACGTGGACGAACTGCTCGCGGCCGCGGATCGGGAGACGATCGCCGACGCCAATCTCACCGTGGCGCTCGACCCGGGCCACGGCGCGGGGTCGCTGACCAGTCCCGAATTCTTCCGGGAACTCGGCTGTCGCGTCGTCACCGTCAACGGTCAACCCGACGGCCACTTCCCCGGCCGCGACCCCGAGCCGGTCCCCGACAACCTCACCGATCTCGGCCGGCTCGTCCGCGCGACCGACGCCGATGTCGGCATCGCCCACGACGGCGACGCCGATCGGGCCATCTTCTTCGACGAAACCGGCGAGTACGTCGAGGGCGACGCCACCTTCGCCGCGCTCGCCGCCGCCGAACTCGAGGCCGGAGACACCACCGTCTCCGCCGTCAACGTCTCCCAGCGGCTCGTGGACGTGGTTGACGAGGTCGGGGCCGAACTCGAGCTCACCCCCATCGGCTCGACGAACATCATCACGCGTATCGAGGAACTCGAGGCCGACGGCCAGCGGGTGCCGATCGCGGGCGAGGGCAACGGCGGGATCTTCTTCCCCGACTACCGGCTCTCGCGGGACGGGGCCTTCACGGCCGCGCGATTCCTCGAACTGGTCGCCCAGCGGCCAGTCAGCGAGATCGTCGCGCCCTACGACGGCTACGTGAACGTGCGGCGCAACGTCGAGTACGAGTCGACGGCCGAACGCGACGCGATGCTCGACGCCGCGGCCAATCAGGCCCACGCCGCAGATGCCGAACTCAACACCCGCGACGGCTACCGGCTGGACCACGGCGACGCGTGGGTGCTCGCCCGCCCCTCCGGGACCGAACCGCTGGTCCGGATCTACGCCGAGGCCCGCGACGGCGACCGCGCCGCGGAACTCGCCGGCGACATGTACGACGCGCTCGCCGCCGCGAAGGCCGACGTTTGA
- the ileS gene encoding isoleucine--tRNA ligase encodes MSRFDEVDDQYDPHELEQRVFEYWDDVDAYEQTVEHRSDGESYFFVDGPPYTSGSAHMGTTWNKSLKDVYLRFLRMQGYDVTDRPGYDMHGLPIETRVEERLGFENKKDIEEFGEENFIQECKDYAEEQLEGLQSDFQDFGVWMDWDDPYKTVEPEYMEAAWWGFSKAADRGLVEKGHRSISQCPRCETAIANNEVEYEDVEDPSIYVKFDLAEREGKLVIWTTTPWTVPANTFVAVDEEGDYVGVRAEKDGEEELLYVAEAKHEEVLREGRYDDYEVVEEHTGEDLLGWSYEHPLAEEVPDHVDAEGAFEVYAADYVDTDGDGTGLVHSAPGHGEVDFERGRELGFPIFCPVGGDGVYTEEAGKYEGQFVKDADPEITADLEDNGALLASGTVQHSYGHCWRCDTGILQIVTDQWFITITDVKDELLENIEDSEWHPEWARDNRFRDFVEEAPDWNVSRQRYWGIPLPVWTPEDRDDDEDMIVVGDREELAERVDQDIDPDAVDLHKDTVDDLTITEDGTTYTRVQDVFDVWLDSSVASWGTLNYPADDSEFDELWPADFILEAHDQTRGWFWSQLGMGTAALGESPYQEVLMHGHALMPDGRAMSKSKDILIDPHEAIDRHGRDTMRLFLLSNNPQGEDMRFDWDGMQTMENHLRTLWNVFRFPLPYMRLDEFDPQETTLDDVDSDLELIDEWVLARLQSTKAEMTEHFEDFRQDKAIDALLEFVVEDVSRFYVQAVRERMWAEEDSGSKQAAYATIYRVLRESVALLAPYAPFISEEIYGTLTGENGFDTVHMEDWPEVDEYWQDEQLEVDVALLRAIEEAGANARQQAGRKLRWPVPRVVVAADDDRVVEAVERHTGLLEDRLNAREIELVSPEDRWGELQYSAEADMSELGPAFGDRAGQVMNALNEARIDEPSLEAIEDAVADALEDGEEITDEMVSFVTQTPDDVAGTAFGTDGDDRGVAYVDASLTDDIESEGYAREVIRRVQEMRKDLDLDVEERIALDLEIDDDRIADLVADHEDLISEEVRADERRAVEDGHRKEWDVEGVTMEIAIEPLAAAEASD; translated from the coding sequence ATGAGCAGGTTCGACGAGGTCGACGACCAGTACGACCCACATGAACTCGAGCAGCGGGTCTTCGAGTACTGGGACGACGTCGACGCCTACGAGCAGACGGTCGAGCACCGATCGGACGGCGAGTCCTACTTCTTCGTCGACGGCCCGCCGTACACGTCGGGATCGGCGCACATGGGGACCACGTGGAACAAGTCGCTGAAGGACGTCTACCTGCGCTTCCTGCGGATGCAGGGGTACGACGTCACCGATCGGCCGGGCTACGACATGCACGGGCTCCCCATCGAGACCCGCGTCGAGGAGCGACTGGGCTTCGAGAACAAGAAGGACATCGAGGAGTTCGGCGAGGAGAACTTCATTCAGGAGTGTAAGGACTACGCCGAGGAGCAACTCGAGGGCCTGCAGTCGGACTTTCAGGACTTCGGCGTCTGGATGGACTGGGACGACCCCTACAAGACGGTCGAACCCGAGTACATGGAAGCGGCGTGGTGGGGCTTTTCGAAGGCCGCCGACCGCGGCTTAGTCGAGAAGGGCCACCGCTCGATCTCGCAGTGTCCCCGCTGTGAGACCGCCATCGCGAACAACGAGGTCGAGTACGAGGACGTCGAGGACCCCTCGATCTACGTCAAATTCGACCTCGCCGAGCGCGAGGGCAAACTCGTCATCTGGACGACGACCCCGTGGACGGTCCCGGCGAACACCTTCGTCGCCGTCGACGAGGAGGGCGACTACGTCGGCGTCCGCGCGGAGAAAGACGGCGAGGAGGAACTGCTGTACGTCGCCGAGGCCAAACACGAGGAGGTCCTGCGTGAGGGCCGCTACGACGACTACGAGGTCGTCGAGGAGCACACGGGCGAGGACCTGCTCGGCTGGTCCTACGAGCACCCGCTCGCCGAGGAGGTTCCCGACCACGTCGACGCCGAGGGCGCGTTCGAGGTCTACGCGGCCGACTACGTCGACACGGACGGCGACGGCACCGGACTCGTCCACTCCGCGCCCGGCCACGGTGAGGTGGACTTCGAGCGCGGCCGCGAACTCGGCTTCCCGATCTTCTGTCCCGTCGGCGGCGACGGCGTCTACACCGAGGAAGCCGGCAAGTACGAAGGGCAGTTCGTCAAGGACGCCGACCCGGAGATCACGGCCGACCTCGAGGACAACGGCGCGTTGCTCGCGTCGGGGACCGTCCAGCACAGCTACGGTCACTGCTGGCGCTGTGACACGGGTATCCTCCAGATCGTCACCGACCAGTGGTTCATCACGATCACCGACGTCAAGGACGAACTCCTCGAGAACATCGAGGACAGCGAGTGGCACCCCGAGTGGGCCCGCGACAACCGCTTCCGGGACTTCGTCGAGGAGGCCCCCGACTGGAACGTCTCGCGACAGCGCTACTGGGGTATCCCCCTCCCGGTGTGGACCCCCGAAGACCGCGACGACGATGAAGACATGATCGTCGTCGGCGACCGCGAGGAACTCGCCGAGCGCGTCGATCAGGATATCGACCCCGACGCGGTCGACCTCCACAAGGACACCGTCGACGACTTGACGATCACCGAGGACGGGACGACCTACACACGCGTCCAGGACGTGTTCGACGTCTGGCTCGACTCCTCGGTCGCGTCGTGGGGGACGCTCAACTACCCCGCCGACGACAGCGAGTTCGACGAACTCTGGCCCGCCGACTTCATCCTCGAGGCCCACGACCAGACGCGGGGCTGGTTCTGGTCCCAGTTGGGGATGGGCACCGCCGCGCTCGGCGAGAGTCCCTATCAGGAAGTGCTGATGCACGGCCACGCGCTCATGCCCGACGGCCGCGCGATGAGCAAGTCCAAGGACATCCTGATCGATCCCCACGAGGCGATCGACCGCCACGGCCGGGACACCATGCGGCTGTTCCTCCTGTCGAACAACCCGCAGGGCGAGGACATGCGCTTCGACTGGGACGGGATGCAGACGATGGAGAACCACCTCCGGACTCTGTGGAACGTCTTCCGATTCCCGCTGCCGTACATGCGCTTGGACGAGTTCGACCCGCAGGAGACCACCTTGGACGATGTCGACTCGGACCTCGAGCTCATCGACGAGTGGGTGCTCGCCCGCCTCCAGTCGACGAAAGCCGAGATGACCGAGCACTTCGAGGACTTCCGCCAGGACAAGGCGATCGACGCGCTCCTCGAGTTCGTCGTCGAAGACGTCTCGCGGTTCTACGTGCAGGCGGTCCGCGAACGCATGTGGGCCGAGGAGGACAGCGGCTCGAAGCAGGCGGCTTACGCGACGATCTACCGGGTCCTCCGGGAGAGCGTCGCGCTGCTCGCGCCGTACGCACCGTTCATCAGCGAGGAGATCTATGGCACGCTGACCGGCGAGAACGGGTTCGACACCGTCCACATGGAGGACTGGCCCGAAGTCGACGAGTACTGGCAGGACGAACAGCTCGAGGTCGACGTTGCCCTCCTCCGCGCGATCGAGGAGGCCGGCGCGAACGCCCGCCAGCAGGCCGGCCGCAAGCTCCGCTGGCCCGTCCCGCGCGTCGTCGTCGCCGCCGACGACGACCGGGTCGTCGAGGCCGTCGAGCGCCACACCGGGCTGCTCGAGGACCGGCTCAACGCCCGCGAGATCGAACTCGTCTCGCCCGAGGACCGCTGGGGCGAACTGCAGTACAGCGCCGAAGCGGACATGAGCGAACTCGGGCCGGCCTTCGGCGACCGCGCCGGGCAGGTCATGAACGCGCTCAATGAGGCCCGCATCGACGAGCCGAGCCTCGAGGCGATCGAGGACGCCGTCGCGGACGCGCTCGAGGACGGCGAGGAGATCACCGACGAGATGGTTTCCTTCGTCACCCAGACGCCCGACGACGTCGCCGGCACCGCCTTCGGCACCGACGGCGACGACCGCGGCGTGGCCTACGTCGACGCCTCGCTCACCGACGACATCGAGAGCGAAGGCTACGCCCGCGAGGTCATCCGCCGGGTCCAAGAGATGCGCAAGGACCTCGATCTCGACGTGGAGGAGCGGATCGCGCTCGACCTCGAGATCGACGACGACCGCATCGCCGACCTCGTCGCCGACCACGAGGACCTGATCAGCGAGGAAGTCCGCGCCGACGAGCGCCGCGCGGTCGAGGACGGCCATCGCAAGGAGTGGGATGTCGAAGGCGTGACGATGGAAATCGCGATCGAGCCGCTGGCGGCGGCGGAAGCATCTGACTAG
- a CDS encoding HPP family protein, with protein MREGAAFSTLYVGVLLAVPGLLAWVTGQAFIFPSLGPSAFLLATVREGEVTAPRRVIGGHVIGVAAGLVAYHAIAPELGVSVTTAAPMLATAQLRFVASGVVAVVLTSGGMLATETVHPPACATTLIVALGLLPSLADGALIVVAVVVLVGVHELVTHDRSFGDYVPT; from the coding sequence ATGAGGGAGGGTGCGGCGTTCTCGACCCTGTACGTCGGCGTTTTACTCGCGGTTCCGGGACTGCTGGCCTGGGTGACCGGGCAGGCGTTTATCTTCCCGAGTCTCGGCCCCTCCGCTTTCCTGCTCGCGACGGTCCGTGAGGGGGAGGTGACCGCGCCTCGACGCGTGATCGGCGGTCACGTCATCGGCGTCGCGGCCGGACTGGTGGCATATCACGCTATCGCGCCCGAACTCGGCGTGAGCGTGACCACGGCCGCGCCGATGCTCGCGACTGCACAGCTCCGCTTCGTCGCCAGCGGCGTGGTCGCCGTCGTCCTCACTTCGGGCGGGATGCTCGCGACCGAGACGGTCCACCCGCCCGCCTGCGCGACGACGCTGATCGTCGCGCTCGGCCTGCTCCCCTCGCTCGCCGACGGCGCGCTGATCGTCGTCGCCGTCGTCGTCCTCGTCGGCGTCCACGAACTCGTCACTCACGACCGCTCGTTCGGCGATTACGTACCGACCTGA
- a CDS encoding HIT family protein yields MSTIFSQIVEGEIPARIVYEDEETVAFLDANPLAPGHTLVIPKSEYEQLNDVPDDVATDLYATIHRMVPAVEESVDADATTVAFNNGEEAGQEVPHVHCHIIPRFEGDGGGPIHAVAGDRPSLADDELDDIADDIESRV; encoded by the coding sequence ATGAGTACGATCTTCAGCCAGATCGTGGAGGGAGAGATCCCCGCGCGAATCGTGTACGAGGACGAGGAGACGGTCGCCTTTCTGGACGCGAATCCGCTCGCGCCGGGCCACACGCTCGTGATCCCGAAATCGGAATACGAGCAGCTTAACGACGTGCCCGACGACGTCGCGACGGACCTCTACGCGACGATTCATCGCATGGTCCCCGCCGTCGAGGAATCGGTCGACGCCGACGCGACCACCGTCGCGTTCAACAACGGCGAGGAGGCCGGACAGGAGGTCCCACACGTCCACTGTCACATCATCCCGCGCTTCGAGGGCGACGGCGGCGGCCCCATCCACGCCGTCGCGGGCGACCGACCCAGCCTCGCCGACGACGAACTCGACGACATCGCCGACGACATCGAGTCTCGAGTCTGA
- a CDS encoding CARDB domain-containing protein, producing the protein MKSRVAVFAFVVLLATSLPAGAVTLESGSAIEPSATADSASGSELGSSRSLASVGTSVGADDVFHRTTVLRHRPDDPETFGTEMTFRVPDPVTEFEIELERGATVESVAGFERTGERTFQWDEETAEPTIRYAMPADQRGGGEQRGTDSSAGYTFVDTGEWGVVGVPDVAISLRRTEPVGIEETVTVDGLGATGGDIAFFGEVQEYERDVDGETFRLAVPEVVDLEESPDAILTALADASGRLEVGMRSDEVFMVAVPSDVDWGSNRGIQYGQSDAWVVEDATLDERNPVWFHEYVHVRQRFSATAVATAPEADWIVEGQADYYAGLLALESGRTEFGEFSTLLERGQRSRYTDGVLTDRSTWDDPETDYAKGALVAGEIDRRLRLATDGDRTLEDVFRTLNAREETVTQTDFLRAVEDAGGAEVRAAAERYTQTEATPEMWNRSQHEAAFGQSVAAFEYETEAESLTVAGQEWPRWSTSDLGRTDGEDRAVIAVPAGESVTIPTTVENTGKRAGTYDATLQAGGRVVDSRRGTLEPGATATHALSWTPSEPGEYTIRIGSERLTAVVRSSGSVAVTDVQHAPDGIDAGESVTATATIEAAGDRPGAAVLAFRTVDGVVAERPVAIRPGETTTVDAEIRFDEDGRYEIAVHDRVTTIDVGGGAVAGLEAVPGFGVPAALVAVAAALLGALVARHR; encoded by the coding sequence GTGAAATCCCGGGTCGCCGTCTTCGCGTTCGTCGTCTTGCTCGCTACCAGTCTACCCGCCGGCGCTGTCACCCTCGAGTCGGGGAGCGCCATCGAACCCTCGGCGACTGCTGATTCCGCGTCGGGGTCCGAACTCGGGTCGAGCCGGTCTCTCGCGTCGGTCGGGACGAGTGTCGGCGCTGACGACGTCTTCCACCGGACGACCGTCCTCCGGCATCGGCCGGACGACCCCGAGACGTTCGGGACGGAGATGACCTTCCGGGTCCCCGATCCCGTCACGGAGTTCGAGATCGAACTCGAGCGGGGCGCGACCGTCGAGTCCGTCGCGGGCTTCGAGCGGACGGGCGAGCGGACCTTCCAGTGGGACGAGGAAACCGCCGAGCCGACGATCCGGTACGCGATGCCGGCGGATCAGCGCGGCGGCGGCGAGCAGCGGGGGACCGACTCGAGCGCGGGGTACACGTTCGTCGACACCGGCGAGTGGGGCGTCGTGGGGGTCCCCGACGTCGCGATCTCGCTGCGTCGGACCGAGCCGGTCGGCATCGAGGAGACGGTGACCGTCGACGGCCTGGGCGCGACCGGCGGCGACATCGCGTTCTTCGGCGAGGTACAGGAGTACGAACGCGACGTCGACGGGGAGACGTTCCGGCTGGCCGTGCCCGAGGTCGTGGATCTCGAGGAGTCGCCGGACGCGATCCTCACGGCCCTCGCGGACGCGAGCGGGCGGCTTGAGGTCGGCATGCGAAGCGACGAGGTGTTTATGGTCGCAGTTCCGAGCGATGTCGACTGGGGCTCGAATCGGGGGATTCAGTACGGCCAGTCGGACGCGTGGGTCGTCGAGGACGCCACGCTCGACGAGCGGAACCCGGTCTGGTTCCACGAGTACGTCCACGTCCGCCAGCGCTTCTCGGCGACGGCGGTCGCCACCGCGCCCGAGGCCGACTGGATCGTCGAGGGGCAGGCCGACTACTACGCGGGCCTGCTCGCCCTCGAGAGCGGGCGCACCGAGTTCGGCGAGTTCAGCACCCTCCTCGAGCGGGGCCAGCGATCGCGCTACACCGACGGGGTTCTCACCGACAGGTCGACGTGGGACGATCCGGAGACCGACTACGCGAAAGGGGCACTCGTCGCCGGCGAGATCGACCGCCGGCTCCGGCTCGCCACCGACGGCGATCGCACGCTCGAGGACGTGTTCCGGACGCTGAACGCACGGGAGGAGACGGTGACCCAGACGGACTTCCTGCGAGCGGTCGAGGACGCCGGCGGGGCGGAGGTCCGCGCCGCCGCGGAGCGGTACACGCAAACCGAGGCGACGCCGGAGATGTGGAACCGAAGCCAGCACGAGGCCGCCTTCGGGCAGTCGGTCGCGGCCTTCGAGTACGAAACCGAGGCCGAATCGCTCACGGTGGCCGGACAGGAGTGGCCCCGCTGGAGCACGTCGGACCTCGGCCGCACCGACGGCGAGGATCGCGCCGTCATCGCGGTCCCGGCGGGCGAGTCCGTGACGATCCCGACGACGGTCGAAAACACCGGCAAACGGGCGGGAACCTACGACGCGACGCTACAGGCCGGCGGACGGGTGGTCGATAGCCGACGGGGGACCCTCGAGCCCGGAGCGACGGCGACCCACGCCCTCTCATGGACGCCGTCCGAGCCGGGCGAGTACACGATTCGGATCGGCTCGGAGCGACTGACCGCCGTCGTCAGGTCGTCCGGGAGCGTGGCCGTTACCGACGTGCAGCACGCGCCCGACGGTATCGACGCCGGCGAGTCGGTGACCGCGACCGCGACGATCGAGGCCGCCGGCGATCGACCGGGGGCGGCCGTCCTCGCGTTCCGGACCGTCGACGGCGTCGTCGCCGAGCGCCCGGTCGCGATTCGGCCCGGCGAGACGACGACGGTCGACGCCGAGATCCGGTTCGACGAGGACGGTCGGTACGAGATCGCGGTCCACGACCGGGTGACGACCATCGATGTCGGCGGCGGCGCGGTCGCGGGCCTCGAGGCGGTCCCCGGCTTCGGCGTCCCGGCGGCGCTGGTCGCCGTCGCGGCGGCGCTGCTGGGTGCACTGGTGGCTCGTCACCGGTGA
- a CDS encoding heme NO-binding domain-containing protein, with protein MHGIVHKTLKEYVVERTDDGTWDTIVEQSGLEPQLYLPVSNYDDEEVDAILETLSTMATQDRQAIERDFGKTLAPELLSTFSAHIRRDWELPELLTGFEDVYDNIETATDNTELPDLSCTREDDHAIVTYDTHREQRYCGLAHGILEGTVAAFDADAPVTKTACVDDGADACRFRVDLE; from the coding sequence ATGCACGGAATCGTCCACAAGACCCTCAAGGAATACGTCGTCGAGCGGACCGACGACGGCACCTGGGACACGATCGTCGAGCAGTCCGGCCTCGAGCCGCAGCTATATCTCCCCGTCTCGAACTACGACGACGAGGAGGTCGATGCCATCCTCGAGACGCTCTCGACGATGGCCACCCAAGACAGACAGGCAATCGAGCGCGACTTCGGCAAGACGCTCGCCCCCGAACTGCTCTCGACGTTCAGCGCCCACATCCGGCGCGACTGGGAGCTTCCCGAACTGCTCACCGGCTTCGAGGACGTCTACGACAACATCGAGACCGCCACGGATAACACCGAACTCCCGGACCTCTCCTGTACTCGCGAGGACGACCACGCGATCGTCACGTATGACACCCACCGCGAGCAGCGATACTGCGGGCTCGCCCACGGCATCCTCGAGGGCACCGTCGCCGCGTTCGACGCGGACGCGCCCGTGACGAAAACCGCCTGCGTCGACGACGGTGCCGACGCCTGCCGGTTCCGCGTCGACCTCGAGTGA
- a CDS encoding A24 family peptidase, whose protein sequence is MTIAGAVATGPDLLRLVAVPVFALVAYRDIETRRVSSTVWIPLALLGAVLLCWDARLAWAAGGNAWTFEFLIPTAISLGLVVPIAYLFWWVGGFGGADAKALLVLAVLFPTFPEYALGSRTLPLAGATDIGTFSFTILTNAVLVGVALPVALAVRNAAAGRVAPVMFVGWPISWARIPETHGRLLSTPTGLSRGGLDLDALRMYLRWRGLSLADVRNVPARYRNPDTLPAEPNPPTDGAVTADAPRSDGGEIESAAADETPAAESEPESQPADYDDPWGADAFLADIDGSAYGTTPETLREGLEVLAEEETVWISPGTPFLVPVFAGLVIALVYGDLLLGTLF, encoded by the coding sequence GTGACGATCGCTGGTGCCGTCGCGACGGGTCCGGACCTCCTTCGACTCGTCGCCGTTCCCGTCTTCGCGTTGGTCGCCTACCGCGACATCGAGACCCGGCGCGTCTCGAGTACCGTCTGGATCCCCCTCGCGCTCCTCGGAGCCGTCCTCCTCTGCTGGGACGCCCGACTGGCGTGGGCCGCCGGCGGGAACGCGTGGACCTTCGAGTTCCTCATTCCGACGGCGATCAGCCTCGGGTTGGTCGTGCCGATCGCCTACCTGTTCTGGTGGGTCGGCGGCTTCGGCGGGGCCGATGCGAAGGCCCTGCTCGTCCTCGCCGTGCTCTTTCCGACGTTCCCCGAGTACGCGCTGGGATCGCGGACGCTCCCGCTCGCCGGGGCGACGGACATCGGGACGTTCTCGTTTACCATCCTGACGAACGCCGTCCTCGTGGGCGTCGCGCTGCCGGTTGCCCTCGCCGTCCGCAACGCCGCCGCGGGCCGGGTCGCCCCGGTCATGTTCGTCGGCTGGCCGATTTCGTGGGCTCGGATTCCGGAGACCCACGGCCGCCTGCTCTCGACGCCGACGGGGCTCTCTCGAGGGGGTCTCGACCTCGACGCACTGCGGATGTACCTGCGCTGGCGGGGCCTCTCGCTGGCCGATGTCCGCAACGTGCCCGCGCGCTACCGGAATCCGGACACGCTCCCTGCTGAGCCGAACCCGCCGACCGATGGCGCGGTGACCGCGGATGCGCCTCGGAGCGACGGCGGCGAGATTGAGTCGGCTGCCGCCGATGAAACCCCTGCGGCGGAGTCGGAACCGGAATCGCAACCAGCCGACTACGACGACCCGTGGGGAGCCGACGCGTTCCTCGCGGACATCGACGGTTCGGCCTACGGCACGACCCCCGAGACGCTGCGCGAGGGCCTCGAGGTGCTCGCCGAGGAGGAGACGGTCTGGATCTCGCCGGGAACGCCGTTCCTCGTCCCGGTGTTCGCCGGACTGGTAATCGCGCTGGTCTACGGCGACCTGCTGCTGGGAACGTTGTTCTGA
- a CDS encoding ribose-phosphate diphosphokinase: protein MIVSGSASQALAAALARDLEEPLAAVEYDRFPDGELLAAVPGVAEAEPDRAVIVASTVSSDAHLEVLQLQDAVREAGVEEIVTVLPYMGYGRQDDAFEPGHPVSARAVARAISTGADRVLTVNPHEEGVCDFFEPTATAVDAAGRLAEPLPETLADPVFLSPDAGAIELAETVRDTYGAGETDYFEKTRHSGTEVEISPSDVDVAGRDVVVVDDIIATGSTMSEAVAVLRDRDVGRVFVTCVHPLLARDAVTKLSRAGVEAIYGTDTIERGVETVSVAPTLAAHL, encoded by the coding sequence ATGATCGTCAGCGGATCGGCGTCGCAGGCTCTCGCCGCGGCGCTCGCACGCGACCTCGAGGAACCGCTCGCCGCCGTCGAGTACGACCGCTTTCCCGACGGCGAACTGCTCGCGGCCGTCCCCGGCGTCGCCGAGGCCGAGCCGGACCGAGCGGTGATCGTCGCCTCGACCGTCTCGAGCGACGCCCACCTCGAGGTGCTTCAGCTACAGGACGCCGTCCGCGAGGCTGGTGTCGAGGAGATTGTCACCGTCCTGCCGTACATGGGCTACGGGCGACAGGACGACGCCTTCGAGCCGGGCCATCCCGTCTCCGCGCGTGCGGTCGCCCGCGCGATTTCGACCGGCGCGGACCGTGTGCTGACGGTCAATCCTCACGAAGAGGGCGTCTGTGACTTCTTCGAGCCGACGGCGACCGCCGTCGATGCGGCCGGGAGACTGGCCGAGCCCCTGCCTGAAACCCTTGCTGACCCCGTCTTTCTCTCGCCCGATGCGGGAGCCATCGAACTCGCCGAGACGGTCCGAGACACCTACGGTGCGGGCGAGACCGACTACTTCGAGAAGACCCGCCACTCCGGCACCGAGGTCGAAATCTCGCCGAGCGACGTCGACGTGGCCGGCCGCGACGTCGTCGTCGTCGACGACATCATCGCGACGGGGTCGACGATGAGCGAGGCCGTCGCCGTCCTCCGCGATCGGGACGTCGGTCGCGTCTTCGTCACCTGTGTCCACCCGCTGCTCGCCCGCGACGCCGTCACGAAGCTCTCGCGGGCCGGCGTCGAGGCGATCTACGGCACCGATACCATCGAGCGCGGCGTCGAGACCGTCTCGGTCGCACCGACGCTCGCGGCACACCTGTAA
- a CDS encoding low molecular weight phosphatase family protein — translation MATEPTADDSIRIAFMCVQNAGRSQMATAFAERERDRRGLEDGVEIRTGGTRPADSVHEEVIEVMDEAGFDITDRTPREISLEELRSCATVATMGCSTLDVGEVGDDVDIRDWALEDPDGSDLEDVRETRDEIERRVVALFDEFSDPA, via the coding sequence ATGGCAACGGAACCCACCGCAGACGACTCGATTCGTATCGCCTTCATGTGCGTCCAAAATGCAGGCCGCTCCCAGATGGCCACCGCGTTCGCCGAGCGCGAACGCGACCGGCGCGGCCTCGAGGACGGCGTCGAAATCCGCACCGGCGGGACCCGTCCCGCCGACAGCGTCCACGAGGAAGTGATCGAGGTGATGGACGAGGCGGGGTTCGATATCACCGACCGAACGCCGCGGGAGATCTCGCTCGAGGAACTCCGGTCGTGTGCCACCGTCGCGACGATGGGCTGTTCGACGCTCGACGTCGGCGAGGTCGGCGACGACGTCGATATCCGCGACTGGGCGCTCGAGGATCCCGACGGGAGCGACCTCGAGGACGTCCGCGAGACCCGCGACGAGATCGAGCGGCGGGTCGTGGCGCTGTTCGACGAGTTCAGCGATCCCGCGTAA